One part of the Thermodesulfobacterium commune DSM 2178 genome encodes these proteins:
- a CDS encoding DsbC family protein — protein sequence MTKKFVPLMLSLSFILVGCSKGLGGSGGCPTVKEFQKKLDNLQPGIQIEKIEKSPIPGLCKVVIKISEFNKALFYTDAKGNYIISGNIIDIAQKKDIIREEMEKLNKKVLDKNTLAEVEKLVDLTYGNSPNVVYFITDPDCPVCKRAEPVLENLAKEGKITVKTILLPLESLHPEAKNKSISLICDKKGFQDLIQGYKGANLCASGKEKIEKNIDFMFNKIGVTGTPAFIFPDGEVVIGWVGPEFILNKFNLR from the coding sequence ATGACCAAAAAATTCGTTCCCTTGATGTTAAGCTTGAGTTTTATTTTAGTAGGATGTAGTAAAGGATTAGGAGGTTCAGGCGGTTGTCCTACAGTAAAAGAATTCCAAAAAAAATTAGATAACCTTCAGCCTGGAATTCAAATAGAAAAAATCGAAAAATCACCGATTCCAGGGTTATGTAAAGTAGTGATTAAAATATCGGAGTTTAATAAAGCTCTGTTTTATACTGACGCAAAAGGAAATTACATCATAAGTGGGAACATCATTGACATAGCACAAAAAAAAGATATCATCAGAGAAGAGATGGAAAAATTAAACAAAAAAGTGCTTGATAAAAACACATTAGCAGAGGTAGAAAAGCTTGTTGACCTTACCTATGGCAACTCTCCTAACGTAGTATACTTTATTACTGACCCTGACTGTCCTGTCTGTAAACGTGCTGAACCTGTGTTAGAAAACCTGGCTAAAGAGGGGAAGATAACGGTCAAAACCATACTTTTACCCTTAGAGTCTTTACATCCCGAGGCCAAAAATAAATCTATATCTCTTATCTGTGATAAAAAAGGTTTTCAAGACCTTATCCAAGGATATAAAGGGGCTAACCTTTGTGCTTCAGGAAAAGAAAAAATAGAAAAAAACATAGATTTTATGTTTAACAAAATAGGAGTAACCGGGACCCCTGCTTTTATCTTCCCAGACGGAGAAGTTGTAATAGGTTGGGTAGGTCCGGAGTTTATTCTCAACAAGTTTAACTTGCGATAA
- the amrA gene encoding AmmeMemoRadiSam system protein A, with product MLTVQEKLFCLKLARKTLEDYFKGTYELINPPDKYPSLKQKRGAFVTLLKEGNLRGCIGIIEPLYPLYQVIQEMAISAAFKDPRFPPLTKEELSLTEIEISVLSPLKKGTIEEIEVGKHGVYLIKGFYRGVLLPQVPVEYGWDKKTFLEHLCLKAGLHPNCYKEKDVEIYLFTAEVFKESEFFKN from the coding sequence ATGTTAACCGTTCAAGAAAAACTTTTTTGCTTAAAACTGGCAAGAAAAACCTTAGAAGACTATTTTAAAGGAACTTATGAACTAATTAACCCTCCAGACAAATACCCCTCTCTTAAACAAAAGAGAGGGGCTTTTGTGACCTTGCTTAAGGAAGGCAATCTGAGAGGGTGTATCGGGATTATCGAACCTTTATACCCTCTCTATCAAGTAATCCAAGAAATGGCTATCTCTGCAGCCTTTAAAGACCCAAGGTTTCCACCCCTTACAAAGGAGGAGCTTTCTCTTACAGAAATAGAAATTTCAGTTCTATCTCCTCTTAAAAAAGGAACTATAGAAGAGATAGAGGTAGGGAAACACGGGGTATATTTAATCAAAGGCTTTTATCGAGGCGTACTCCTTCCTCAAGTACCTGTAGAGTATGGTTGGGACAAAAAGACCTTTTTAGAACACCTCTGTCTTAAAGCTGGCCTTCACCCTAACTGTTATAAGGAAAAAGACGTAGAAATCTATCTTTTTACGGCAGAGGTTTTTAAAGAAAGCGAATTTTTTAAAAACTAA